The following coding sequences are from one Paenibacillus tundrae window:
- the flgC gene encoding flagellar basal body rod protein FlgC, producing MNISNSFGISASALTAQRLRMDVISSNIANAETTRASVVNGEAVPYKRKMVVLEPNKSSFSSMLQSQMRDGGTGEGVRVSEIRDDQSPLKPVYDPTHPDANADGYVFMPNVDIAKEMVDMISATRSYEANVTALNSTKAMISKALEIGRA from the coding sequence GTGAACATCAGTAATAGCTTTGGGATTAGTGCATCGGCTCTAACGGCTCAACGTTTGCGAATGGACGTGATTTCTTCCAATATTGCCAACGCAGAGACAACGCGTGCCAGTGTAGTTAATGGGGAGGCCGTTCCTTATAAGAGGAAAATGGTTGTTCTTGAGCCCAACAAATCCTCGTTTAGTAGCATGCTTCAAAGCCAAATGAGAGACGGTGGAACGGGAGAGGGTGTTAGAGTTTCTGAGATTCGTGATGATCAATCTCCGCTCAAGCCTGTATACGATCCGACACATCCAGATGCAAATGCGGACGGGTATGTATTTATGCCTAACGTTGACATTGCGAAAGAGATGGTGGATATGATCTCTGCTACGCGGTCATACGAGGCTAACGTTACTGCTTTGAATTCAACTAAAGCCATGATATCTAAGGCATTGGAGATTGGTAGAGCCTAG